One region of Peribacillus simplex genomic DNA includes:
- a CDS encoding DUF4260 domain-containing protein: MVKKFLHIEGLMVLLAMIYIYSLYEFSWWIFLLFILSPDVSMLAYLIDDRVGAKVYNLFHTYTLSIFMILLAIFLKSDALMMIGSIWTAHIGMDRLFGYGLKYTSSFKATHLQKV, encoded by the coding sequence ATGGTAAAGAAATTCCTTCATATCGAAGGACTCATGGTCCTTTTAGCGATGATTTACATCTATTCGTTATATGAATTCAGCTGGTGGATTTTCCTTTTATTTATTTTATCGCCTGATGTTTCCATGTTGGCCTATCTAATTGATGATCGAGTTGGAGCAAAGGTTTATAACCTATTTCACACTTATACCCTGTCCATTTTCATGATTTTGCTAGCCATTTTTCTAAAGTCTGATGCGCTTATGATGATCGGGTCAATTTGGACCGCACATATTGGAATGGATCGGTTATTTGGGTATGGCCTTAAATACACATCATCCTTCAAAGCTACACACCTTCAAAAGGTATAG